A stretch of Eleutherodactylus coqui strain aEleCoq1 chromosome 2, aEleCoq1.hap1, whole genome shotgun sequence DNA encodes these proteins:
- the PFN1 gene encoding profilin-1: protein MSWADYIKNLMGPDVQDACICGFNPPSVWAAEQGGNLCRITAAEISALAADERSGFFINGLTLGGMRCSVIRDNFADTFTMDVRTKSTEGPTYNIGICKTCTAFVIVMGKEGVHGGLVNEKAYSMGKYLRDLSM from the exons ATGTCCTGGGCCGACTACATCAAGAACCTGATGGGGCCTGACgtacaggacgcctgtatctgcgGCTTCAACCCGCCGTCTGTGTGGGCCGCCGAGCAGGGAGGGAACCTGTGCCGGATTACG GCTGCGGAGATCTCGGCTCTGGCCGCGGACGAGCGCAGCGGCTTCTTCATTAACGGCCTGACGCTCGGGGGCATGCGCTGCAGCGTCATCAGGGACAACTTCGCTGACACGTTTACGATGGACGTCCGGACGAAGTCAACAGAAGGGCCAACGTACAACATCGGCATCTGCAAAACGTGTACAG CTTTCGTCATTGTGATGGGTAAAGAAGGCGTCCATGGGGGGTTGGTCAATGAGAAGGCATACAGCATGGGAAAGTATCTGCGAGACCTATCTATGTGA